The following proteins come from a genomic window of Pirellula staleyi DSM 6068:
- a CDS encoding type I restriction-modification system subunit M produces the protein MLNCSPCTALKPAICPKLPSRPSLAPAPLRNPLCTMALKKSSLYSSLWSSCDELRGGMDASQYKDYVLVLLFLKYISDKYANVPYAPIEVPKGSSFKDMVALKGTKDIGDDINKKIIAPIAQANRLSDMPDFNDSTKLGSGKEKVDRLTNLIAIFENKSLDFSKNRADGDDILGDAYEYLMRHFATESGKSKGQFYTPAEVSRIIAQIIGIKTAKTTGSTTVYDPTCGSGSLLLKVSDEAQTPVTLYGQEKDAATSGLARMNTILHNMPTALIEQGNTLSNPRFVDGSSLKTFDYVVANPPFSDKRWSTGLDPASDPHARFTLGIPPAKQGDYAYLLHIIRSLKSTGQGACILPHGVLFRGNAEAEIRKNLLRKGYIKGIIGLPANLFYGTGIPACIVVIDKKEANRRQAIFMIDASSGYMKDGPKNRLRARDIHKIVDTFNQQLEVPKYSRLVTIEEIEKNDFNLNLPRYIDSQTPEDIQNIDGHLKGGIPVEDTTSLEPYWKVCPGLQKALFKKNRTGFVDLRVEPAEIKTTIYQHPEFTQFITQMNQHFDTWRQKAAKTLKALDAGHHPKQLIAKLADGLLEHYQASPLIDPYAVYQHLMDYWETTMQDDCYSIAADGWKAEPQRLVEQTKAGKTKDRGWACDLVPKSLVVARYFAKQQAEIDSLAAMLEAASAAIAEMEEEHGGEEGLFAALEKISLASVKARMKEIVAEGDTLSREEFELLEKYCALVQGETTLRRDLATKTDELDQLALEHYAKLTPAEIKTLVVDDKWLATLAAAVQGEMDRISQSLTSRVKELAERYREPLPQLTLRCQQLEAQVNTHLERMGFSWQ, from the coding sequence ATGCTAAATTGCTCTCCCTGCACCGCACTGAAGCCAGCCATTTGCCCCAAACTTCCCAGTCGTCCCAGCCTCGCCCCTGCTCCTCTCCGAAATCCCCTCTGCACCATGGCCCTCAAAAAGTCGAGTCTCTACTCCTCCCTCTGGTCAAGCTGCGACGAACTCCGTGGCGGCATGGACGCCAGTCAGTACAAAGACTACGTCCTGGTGCTCCTCTTCCTCAAATACATCAGCGACAAGTACGCCAACGTCCCCTACGCGCCGATCGAAGTCCCGAAGGGCTCTAGCTTTAAGGACATGGTCGCCCTCAAGGGAACCAAAGACATCGGCGACGATATCAACAAAAAGATCATCGCCCCCATCGCCCAGGCCAACCGTTTGTCGGACATGCCCGACTTCAACGACTCCACCAAGCTGGGCAGTGGCAAAGAAAAAGTCGATCGCCTCACCAACCTCATCGCCATCTTCGAAAACAAGTCGCTCGACTTCTCCAAAAACCGAGCCGATGGCGACGACATCCTGGGCGATGCCTACGAATACCTCATGCGGCACTTCGCCACCGAAAGTGGCAAGAGCAAAGGCCAGTTCTACACCCCGGCCGAAGTCAGCCGCATCATTGCCCAAATCATCGGCATCAAGACCGCCAAAACCACTGGCAGCACCACGGTTTACGATCCCACATGCGGCTCCGGCTCGCTCCTGTTGAAAGTCAGCGACGAAGCTCAAACGCCAGTCACCCTCTACGGCCAAGAGAAAGATGCGGCCACCAGCGGCTTGGCTCGCATGAACACCATCCTGCACAACATGCCCACCGCACTCATCGAGCAAGGCAACACCCTCTCCAATCCCCGCTTTGTCGATGGCTCGTCGCTCAAGACGTTCGACTACGTCGTCGCCAATCCACCGTTTTCCGACAAACGCTGGAGCACTGGTCTCGATCCAGCCAGCGATCCCCACGCCCGTTTCACCCTCGGCATTCCACCCGCCAAGCAGGGCGACTATGCCTATCTCCTGCACATCATCCGCTCCCTCAAATCCACTGGCCAAGGTGCCTGCATTCTTCCGCACGGTGTTCTGTTTCGCGGCAATGCCGAAGCCGAAATCCGCAAAAACCTGCTTCGCAAGGGCTACATCAAAGGGATCATCGGCCTACCTGCCAACCTCTTCTATGGCACCGGCATCCCTGCCTGCATTGTGGTGATCGATAAGAAAGAGGCCAACCGTCGCCAAGCGATCTTCATGATCGATGCCAGCAGTGGCTACATGAAAGATGGCCCCAAGAACCGGCTCCGTGCCCGCGATATCCATAAGATTGTCGACACCTTCAATCAGCAGCTCGAAGTTCCCAAGTACTCGCGGCTGGTGACGATCGAAGAGATCGAGAAGAACGACTTCAATCTCAATCTTCCCCGCTACATCGATAGCCAAACGCCTGAAGATATTCAGAACATCGATGGCCATCTTAAGGGTGGCATACCCGTTGAAGATACCACCTCGCTCGAGCCCTACTGGAAAGTCTGCCCTGGTCTTCAAAAAGCACTTTTCAAGAAGAATCGCACGGGCTTTGTCGATTTGCGTGTCGAGCCTGCCGAAATCAAGACCACCATCTACCAGCATCCAGAGTTCACCCAGTTCATCACCCAGATGAATCAGCACTTTGACACTTGGCGACAAAAGGCGGCCAAGACACTCAAAGCGCTCGATGCGGGCCATCATCCGAAGCAGCTCATCGCCAAACTGGCCGATGGATTGCTCGAGCACTATCAGGCTTCGCCACTCATCGATCCCTATGCCGTCTATCAGCACCTGATGGACTACTGGGAAACCACCATGCAAGACGATTGCTACAGCATCGCCGCCGATGGTTGGAAGGCCGAGCCGCAGCGATTGGTCGAGCAAACCAAAGCGGGCAAAACCAAAGATCGAGGCTGGGCGTGCGATCTGGTCCCCAAGTCGCTTGTCGTCGCTCGCTACTTTGCTAAGCAGCAGGCCGAAATCGATTCGCTCGCCGCGATGCTCGAAGCTGCCTCAGCCGCCATTGCCGAAATGGAAGAAGAGCATGGTGGCGAGGAAGGTCTGTTTGCCGCACTAGAAAAAATCAGCCTGGCTTCGGTCAAGGCGCGGATGAAGGAGATTGTGGCCGAGGGTGATACGCTCAGCCGCGAGGAATTCGAGCTACTCGAAAAATACTGCGCCTTGGTGCAAGGCGAAACCACGCTTCGTCGCGATCTGGCGACCAAGACCGACGAACTCGACCAGCTGGCCCTGGAACACTATGCCAAGCTCACCCCTGCCGAGATCAAAACCCTGGTGGTCGACGACAAATGGCTCGCCACGCTCGCCGCAGCTGTGCAGGGTGAAATGGACCGCATCAGCCAATCGCTCACCTCGCGCGTGAAGGAGCTGGCCGAGCGCTACCGCGAGCCGCTCCCCCAGCTTACCCTCCGCTGCCAACAGCTCGAAGCCCAGGTCAACACGCATCTGGAAAGGATGGGCTTCTCATGGCAGTGA
- a CDS encoding GIY-YIG nuclease family protein has protein sequence MPKFQQRPFSITIFVPDGDPDSLRLVEKSNWTGIGVVFNRTNYKQVVLQEEFERTGVYVLVGDSETSGLPTIYIGEGDPVKYRLNSHYSQKDFWDWAVFFVTKDSSLNKAHVQYLEARLIELARAAKQCKLANNQSPAAPSLSKAQTADVESFLADMLSIFPLVGLGVFEATESSPKAQQQMFYIASKGIKASGYEDPKGFVVLKGSQVMKTEAPSIGPYLKALRTDLLDGGVIALSGEYYVLTQDYVFTSPSTASSVVQGRRSNGRADWKTKDGVTLREIQESAAGLVENSGE, from the coding sequence ATGCCTAAGTTTCAGCAGCGTCCGTTTTCGATCACCATCTTTGTCCCGGATGGCGATCCCGATAGCCTTCGACTGGTCGAGAAGTCGAACTGGACCGGGATTGGAGTGGTGTTCAATCGCACCAACTACAAGCAAGTGGTTCTGCAGGAAGAGTTTGAGCGAACCGGGGTCTACGTGCTGGTCGGAGATTCCGAAACGAGTGGGCTGCCGACGATTTACATCGGTGAGGGAGATCCGGTCAAGTATCGTCTCAACAGTCACTACAGCCAGAAAGACTTCTGGGACTGGGCTGTCTTCTTCGTCACGAAAGATAGCAGCCTGAACAAAGCCCACGTGCAGTACCTGGAGGCTCGCCTGATCGAGCTGGCCCGTGCTGCCAAGCAGTGCAAACTGGCGAACAACCAGTCTCCTGCTGCACCTTCGCTTTCGAAGGCTCAGACAGCCGATGTCGAAAGCTTCCTAGCCGATATGCTCAGCATCTTCCCACTCGTTGGGCTGGGAGTATTTGAAGCTACGGAATCCTCGCCCAAAGCCCAGCAGCAGATGTTCTACATTGCCTCGAAGGGGATTAAGGCAAGTGGCTATGAGGATCCCAAGGGATTCGTCGTGCTGAAAGGATCACAGGTCATGAAGACCGAGGCACCTTCGATTGGCCCGTACCTGAAAGCATTGCGAACAGACCTATTGGATGGAGGCGTTATCGCACTAAGTGGTGAGTATTACGTGCTGACGCAGGACTACGTCTTCACGTCTCCCTCTACAGCCTCTTCGGTGGTTCAAGGTAGGCGATCCAATGGACGCGCCGATTGGAAGACTAAGGATGGAGTAACGCTTCGTGAAATTCAGGAATCGGCGGCTGGTTTAGTGGAAAATTCAGGTGAGTGA
- a CDS encoding YfjI family protein — protein sequence MSKVLPGEFTPFPLDGFPVSIQKALWNASKSIDCDVSFLGLPVLTAVAGVVGNRVMIECKPGFRTVPTLWSMIVGRSGSAKSPAIDFVMKWLRKRESTALYNRIRTAVAAKSQSPPKKPKKGEEAAPLPPVELPPPIPMNLDCERLLLDDITIETVYDEHAKSPSGLLLVHDEGHKFFAGMNRYAKSGGGSLDESKWLQLYDGRYAAIDRKTGNPRSVMIKQANVSITAGIQPKMLSLAVKPEYFGSGLVPRFLFAFPPARVRRSNDIPIEVDSVQAIEHLFRRLMDIRGKLADAPESLIVTLPEDVRRRYYEFTDELRESDPTDEDDMSACITKMECAVLRLALILHLVKWASAPGKSNPSTELSIEELDNAIELARWFKVQAERVYAYIAGNRSMDNDQKLLNMISKREHGMTAREVQQNASWLKNIEDTEKALHRLYEAKNLDKVLRTPRQGPVTTIYVATSATKDEGTAEIDGKCEYKSSDPPF from the coding sequence ATGAGTAAGGTTCTTCCAGGTGAGTTCACTCCGTTTCCTCTGGATGGATTTCCTGTTTCGATTCAGAAGGCACTGTGGAATGCGTCGAAGTCAATTGACTGTGATGTATCGTTCCTTGGTCTTCCCGTGCTGACTGCAGTCGCAGGTGTCGTTGGTAATCGAGTGATGATCGAGTGTAAGCCCGGTTTTCGAACTGTACCAACACTCTGGAGCATGATAGTAGGGCGTAGCGGTAGTGCCAAAAGCCCAGCTATTGACTTTGTGATGAAGTGGTTGCGCAAGCGAGAATCGACTGCCCTCTACAACCGTATCAGAACAGCCGTAGCTGCAAAATCGCAGTCACCTCCCAAGAAGCCAAAGAAAGGAGAGGAAGCTGCCCCTCTGCCACCAGTGGAACTACCACCACCAATTCCCATGAACCTCGACTGTGAACGCTTACTGCTTGACGATATTACGATTGAGACTGTCTATGATGAGCACGCAAAATCTCCTTCGGGATTACTTCTCGTCCATGATGAGGGCCACAAGTTCTTTGCAGGCATGAATCGTTATGCGAAGTCCGGAGGTGGGAGCCTAGATGAGTCGAAGTGGCTACAACTCTACGACGGGCGGTATGCTGCGATCGATCGCAAGACAGGGAATCCACGCTCGGTAATGATTAAACAAGCAAACGTTTCTATCACGGCAGGCATTCAGCCAAAAATGCTAAGTCTTGCGGTGAAGCCTGAATACTTTGGATCGGGATTGGTCCCAAGATTTCTGTTTGCCTTTCCACCTGCGAGAGTCAGAAGAAGCAACGATATTCCTATCGAAGTCGATTCCGTTCAGGCTATTGAACATCTTTTTAGACGGCTAATGGATATCCGCGGCAAGCTCGCTGACGCTCCCGAATCACTCATCGTCACTCTGCCCGAGGATGTTCGGCGACGATACTATGAGTTCACTGATGAGTTGCGAGAATCCGATCCGACCGACGAGGATGATATGTCGGCCTGTATCACCAAGATGGAGTGTGCTGTCTTGCGATTGGCTCTCATCCTGCATCTTGTGAAGTGGGCCTCTGCACCTGGCAAGTCGAACCCGTCCACGGAACTTTCGATCGAGGAACTCGATAATGCGATTGAACTGGCGAGATGGTTCAAGGTTCAAGCCGAACGAGTCTATGCGTACATTGCTGGAAATCGCTCGATGGACAATGATCAGAAGCTGCTGAATATGATCTCTAAACGAGAACATGGAATGACAGCACGAGAGGTACAGCAGAATGCGAGTTGGCTTAAGAATATTGAGGATACTGAGAAGGCGTTGCACAGGCTTTATGAAGCCAAGAATCTGGATAAAGTATTGCGTACTCCTCGGCAAGGGCCAGTTACTACAATTTATGTTGCGACCTCAGCCACCAAAGATGAGGGAACGGCCGAGATTGATGGCAAGTGTGAGTACAAGTCTTCTGATCCACCGTTCTAG
- a CDS encoding restriction endonuclease subunit S, which produces MAVKPGFKMTEIGEIPAEWNAYHLSQLWKVTDCKHVTATFVPEGYPVASIREVQSKFVNLHAANHTTPHFYRLLIEGGRDPQAGDLILSRNATVGQIAQVSHSHPKFAMGQDVCLLRKTSPTNSTEFIQAVFQSRIIKQQISDILVGSTFKRINVKQIKAFIVPSPSAAEQRAIAGALSDVDALIESLEQLIAKKRAIKQGAMQELLTGKRRLPGFSGKWEKKRLQQIAWYQEGPGVQKHQFASVGTKLLNGSNISHGELFLDQTERYIEDQLANGTYRHFLCDAGDIVIASSGISPATLNEKMAIVQASHLPLCMNTSTIRFKANQDLATQAFLFVCLQGNSFRDQIAGMATGSAQLNFGPSHLNKVELLLPTISEQVAVADVIGSLEHELRKLDDRLTKLRLLKQAMMQQLLTGKIRLV; this is translated from the coding sequence ATGGCAGTGAAACCCGGCTTCAAGATGACCGAAATCGGCGAGATACCGGCGGAATGGAACGCATATCACTTGTCGCAATTGTGGAAAGTTACTGACTGTAAACATGTAACAGCCACTTTTGTACCTGAAGGCTATCCTGTCGCAAGTATCAGAGAAGTGCAAAGCAAGTTTGTCAATCTACATGCCGCAAATCATACAACTCCCCACTTTTACAGACTGCTCATCGAGGGAGGACGTGATCCGCAAGCCGGAGATTTGATTCTAAGTCGAAATGCCACAGTTGGACAAATTGCGCAAGTGTCTCACTCACATCCAAAGTTCGCGATGGGACAAGACGTCTGTCTACTTAGAAAAACTTCTCCGACAAATAGTACAGAGTTCATTCAGGCTGTATTTCAATCTCGAATTATAAAACAGCAGATATCCGACATTCTGGTCGGTTCAACGTTCAAGAGAATTAATGTCAAGCAAATCAAGGCTTTTATAGTTCCTTCACCATCGGCAGCCGAACAACGGGCGATTGCGGGGGCGTTGTCGGATGTGGATGCACTGATCGAGTCGCTCGAGCAGCTGATTGCCAAAAAGCGCGCCATCAAACAAGGAGCCATGCAAGAACTCCTCACCGGCAAACGCCGCCTCCCCGGATTTTCAGGAAAATGGGAGAAGAAGCGACTTCAACAAATTGCTTGGTACCAAGAAGGTCCCGGTGTTCAGAAGCATCAGTTCGCAAGTGTCGGGACCAAATTATTGAATGGATCGAATATAAGTCATGGCGAACTTTTTCTCGACCAGACTGAACGGTATATCGAAGATCAACTTGCGAATGGGACTTATCGACATTTCTTATGCGATGCCGGCGACATCGTCATCGCGTCGTCTGGAATTTCACCGGCGACACTGAATGAAAAGATGGCGATTGTGCAAGCGTCGCATCTCCCACTTTGCATGAACACTTCAACGATACGGTTTAAAGCGAATCAGGACCTTGCAACACAAGCGTTTCTATTTGTCTGCTTGCAGGGCAATTCGTTTAGGGATCAGATTGCTGGCATGGCGACAGGCTCAGCACAGTTAAACTTTGGGCCGTCTCACTTGAATAAAGTTGAACTGCTTCTACCTACCATTTCCGAGCAAGTTGCAGTAGCCGATGTCATTGGCTCTCTAGAACATGAATTGAGAAAACTTGACGATAGACTCACCAAACTCCGCCTCCTCAAACAAGCGATGATGCAGCAGCTGCTGACGGGGAAGATTCGGTTGGTGTAA